The DNA sequence GCCCTTCCAGCTCAATGCGCGCTTCCCGACAGGAAAGGTTTAGCCTGCCGCGGCTGTCTATTTCCACAACCTTAACCATGACAGAATCACCTACTTTAACAACATCTGTCACCTTGTTCACAGGTTTGATATCCAGCTGTGAAATGTGTACCAATCCCTCTTTTCCGGGGGCAATTTCCACAAATGCGCCGAAGTCTATCAGCCGGGTAACCTTGCCGCAGTATATTCTGCCGGGTTTTGGCCCTTCCACAATGGTGTGAATAATGTCCAACGCGCGCTGTGTGCCCGCTTCCTCCTGGCCGGAAACATAAACGTGGCCGTCCTCTTTGACGTCCATCTGTACATTGCACTCACTGCATATCTGCCGAATGACCTTTCCGCCCGTGCCAATAACTTCTCGAATCTTGTCGACTGGAATCTGCACCGTCTCCATCTTCGGTGCCCATTTGGAAAGCTTTCCGCGCGGCGCGGGAATCGCCTTTAAAAGAACCCCATCAATGATTTCGTTACGTGCCTTGTGCGTTTTCAGCAGGGCTTCCCGCACCATTGCCGGTGTCAGCCCCTGTATTTTCAGGTCCATCTGTATAGCCGTAATGCCTTCTTTGGTACCAGCCACCTTAAAATCCATATCTCCGAAGAAATCCTCAATGCCCTGTATGTCCACCATGGTCATCCAGTGCTCGCCCTCCGTGACCAGCCCGCAGGAAATGCCCGCCACCGGCGCTTGAATGGGCACGCCGGCTGCCATCAGTGCCAGTGTGCTGCCACAGATGCTTGCCTGTGACGTGGAACCATTGGAGGAAAGCACCTCACTGACAACCCGCATGGCATACGGGAATTCATCCACGCTGGGAATGACCGGCAGAAGTGCCCGCTCCGCCAGCGCGCCGTGTCCGATTTCACGGCGGTTTGGCCCGCGGCCGGGTTTTGTTTCGCCAACGCTGTAACTCGGGAAATTATACTGATGCATATAGCGCTTTTCTTTGGTCTCACCCAAGTCGTCCAGTGTCTGCGCATCACTCACCTGCCCGAGCGTCACGGTTGTAAGGACCTGTGTCTGGCCGCGGGTAAACAGGCCGGAACCATGGACGCGCGGCAATAGGTCTACTTCCGCCGCCAGCGGGCGAATCTCGTCCATTCCGCGGCCGTCTACCCGTTTTTTCTCGTCCAGCAGCCAGCGGCGCACAACATATTTTTGCAGTTTGTACAGGCTCTCGTCCAGCTGTTTTTCACTGTCTGGATATTGTTCCGCAAAATGCGCAAAAACATCCGCATACACTTTTTGCAGACGTGTGTCCCGCACCATTTTGTCGCTGGTATCCATCGCCGCGCGCACAGCGTCCAATGCGTACACTGCCACGTCGTCCTGCATCTCATCGCTGGCGTGTTCTGCTGTATATGTAAATTTTTC is a window from the Caproicibacterium lactatifermentans genome containing:
- a CDS encoding polyribonucleotide nucleotidyltransferase: MFENSRTYRTSLAGRELQIETGKLAQLANGACMVRYGETAVLCTATASSQPREGVDFFPLSVDYEEKMYAVGRIPGSFLRREGKPPEEAVLAGRLIDRSIRPLFPKDMRNDVTVSCIVMSLDPDCSPVIAALLGASAALSISDIPWGGPVAAVCVGLAPDGTFLINPTEEQRKDSRMAVTVASAGERMVMIEAGAKIVADEEMYQGILTGHRANMELLPLFRTMREEIGKEKFTYTAEHASDEMQDDVAVYALDAVRAAMDTSDKMVRDTRLQKVYADVFAHFAEQYPDSEKQLDESLYKLQKYVVRRWLLDEKKRVDGRGMDEIRPLAAEVDLLPRVHGSGLFTRGQTQVLTTVTLGQVSDAQTLDDLGETKEKRYMHQYNFPSYSVGETKPGRGPNRREIGHGALAERALLPVIPSVDEFPYAMRVVSEVLSSNGSTSQASICGSTLALMAAGVPIQAPVAGISCGLVTEGEHWMTMVDIQGIEDFFGDMDFKVAGTKEGITAIQMDLKIQGLTPAMVREALLKTHKARNEIIDGVLLKAIPAPRGKLSKWAPKMETVQIPVDKIREVIGTGGKVIRQICSECNVQMDVKEDGHVYVSGQEEAGTQRALDIIHTIVEGPKPGRIYCGKVTRLIDFGAFVEIAPGKEGLVHISQLDIKPVNKVTDVVKVGDSVMVKVVEIDSRGRLNLSCREARIELEGLNPADLPAPQPRENAHRRPTKPR